One Dermatophagoides farinae isolate YC_2012a chromosome 1, ASM2471394v1, whole genome shotgun sequence genomic region harbors:
- the LOC124492683 gene encoding ribosome biogenesis protein BMS1 homolog, translating to MDTTKQENKKFKPSLKSKQKRKLLSKNSSSNHKAFAIKSAVKAEKQFRRKQDIIAKRERLPQIDRQPLEPPPFVVSVVGPPKVGKTTLIRGLIRNYTRQNITQITGPITIVCNKNLRITLIECNNDINCMIDVAKISDLVLLVVDASFGFEMETFEFLNICQAHGFPRIMGVLTHLDVFKNPKKLRRTKKQLKHRFWTEIYAGAKLFYLSKLVHQEYLRNEIHNLARFISVIKFRPLEWNSNHPYLIVDRMEDLTNPDEIRLQPKCNRKVCLFGYSRGANFKPNQAVHIPGCGDFQIHSINFIPDPCPLPEKEPIKKKRRSLKEKDKCIYAPMAGVGGIVFDKDAIYIDLGGSHSMGNDAAKTMTEDEQLVAEINQTAQPLNVQISSSELKLFSKTFEESNSKDSTKLRRKVIFDDEDDDIDSDDNDDDDDDDDEDEESDFSEKKLAIGENSEVEDDEDVAFFSSDDDDDDDNDDLDDNKRNEWKDNLRKKASESFYQRIARTVNIQKLVYGEMDSIMFKNEKNPVDSSNHEISDGLFRQIPTDDSGNDSRSMKFTMNSLECSNFPADLLIDFANDPTELDSIRDCFITGQWNENEDAGTILERDKRLRDELDAQDDDELYDDFEDLENIDDNDKIKIEDDEMIDDDNDDDDDDGDGKDLMDKKMMKKQQFNEEYDNLKSKNVLNTGGDEKMFIDFEKEKIQRQSELNRKEFENMPMEQRVQYEGFQAGLYLRIELTQVPCELVTNFDPSYPIIVGGLQHAETDIGFVRTRLKKHRWYNRILKTKDPLIISLGWRRFQTQPYYSIEDHNGRNRLLKYTPQHMHCMASFWGPITPQNTGFVAFQNISERTTQFRIAATGVVLDLDKASQIVKKLKLIGRPIKVYKKTAFIGEMFNSPLEVTKFEGAALRTVSGIRGQIKKPIRSPDGAFRATFEDKISSNDIVFLRTWVNVPVAKFYATVTSLLMPIDQKDQWIGMKTTGRLRYENQITTPNNPKSYYQESKRKDYRFKPMIIPNKLQEELPFRSKPKLMPKKSNRIDRIAVIKDSHERRTDNLIKKLKMVYRETTRQDRLVMQKRAEQHRKELAKIEKNRAEKQKERKKQIMRQLGKSHKI from the exons ATGGatacaacaaaacaagaaaataaaaaattcaaaccaagtttaaaatcaaaacaaaaaagaaaattactatcaaaaaattcatcatcgaatcataAAGCATTTGCCATCAAATCGGCTGTCAAAGCTGAGAAACAATTTCGTCGTAAACAAGATATAATCGCTAAACGGGAACGTTTACCACAAATTGATCGTCAACCATtggaaccaccaccatttgtCGTATCGGTTGTTGGTCCACCAAAAGTTggaaaaacaacattgattCGTGGTTTGATACGGAATTATACTCGTCAAAATATCACTCAAATTACTGGACCGATTACAATCGTgtgtaataaaaatttgcGTATAACATTGATCGAATGTAACAACGATATTAATTGTATGATCGATGTGGCGAAAATTTCCGATTTAGTTTTGCTTGTTGTGGATGCAAGTTTTGGTTTCGAGATGGAAACATTTGAATTCCTCAATATTTGTCAAGCACATGGTTTTCCGCGTATAATGGGTGTTTTGACGCATTTGGATGTAttcaaaaatccaaaaaaattacgacgaactaaaaaacaattgaaacacCGTTTTTGGACTGAAATTTATGCTGGTGCCAAGTTATTTTATCTTTCGAAACTAGTGCATCAAGAATACCTTCGCaatgaaattcataatttGGCTCGTTTTATATCAGTGATTAAATTTCGTCCACTTGAATGGAATTCCAATCATCcatatttgattgttgatcgAATGGAAGATTTAACGAATCCTGATGAAATTCGATTGCAACCAAAATGTAATCGTAAAGTTTGTCTATTCGGTTATTCTCGTGGTGCCAATTTCAAACCAAATCAAGCCGTCCATATTCCTGGTTGTGGCGATTTCCAGATTCATagcatcaattttattccgGATCCATGTCCATTACCAGAGAAAGAAccgataaagaaaaaacgcAGATCATTAAAAGAGAAGGATAAATGTATCTATGCTCCAATGGCTGGTGTTGGTGGTATCGTATTTGATAAAGATGCCATTTATATTGATCTTGGTGGTAGCCATTCAATGGGAAATGATGCGGCGAAAACTATGACTGAAGATGAGCAACTTGTCGCTGAAATTAATCAAACTGCACAGCCATTAAATGTGCAGATTTCTTCATccgaattgaaattattctcTAAAACATTTGAAGAATCGAATTCAAAAGATTCGACAAAATTACGACGAAAAGtcattttcgatgatgaagacgATGATATCGACagtgatgacaatgatgatgatgatgatgatgatgacgaagatgAGGAATCTGATTTTAGTGAGAAAAAGCTTGCAATTGGAGAAAATTCAGAAGTGGAAGATGACGAAGATGTTGCCTTTTTTAgttccgatgatgatgatgatgatgataatgacgatctggatgacaacaaacgaaatgaatggaaagaTAATTTGCGGAAAAAAGCTAGTGAGTCTTTTTATCAACGTATTGCAAGAACAGTGAATATACAGAAATTGGTTTATGGTGAAATGGATTCGATAAtgttcaaaaatgaaaaaaatcctgtTGATTCATCGAATCATGAAATTTCCGACGGACTTTTTCGACAGATTCCGACCGATGATAGTGGCAATGATTCACGTAGTATGAAATTTACTATGAATTCATTGGAATGTTCGAATTTTCCAGCAGATTTATTAATCGATTTCGCTAATGATCCAACGGAATTGGATTCTATTCGTGATTGTTTCATCACCGGgcaatggaatgaaaatgaagatgcCGGAACGATTCTGGAACGAGATAAACGTCTTCGAGATGAACTTGATgcacaagatgatgatgaattatatgatgattttgaagaTTTAGAaaatatcgatgataatgacaaaataaaaattgaagatgatgaaatgattgacgacgataatgatgatgatgacgacgatggaGATGGAAAAGATTTAATGgacaagaaaatgatgaaaaaacagcAATTCAATGAAGAATATGACAATTTGAAAAGTAAAAATGTTCTCAATACAGGTGgcgatgaaaaaatgtttattgattttgaaaaggaaaaaattcaaagacaATCAGAA TTAAAtcgaaaagaatttgaaaatatgcCCATGGAACAACGTGTGCAGTATGAAGGTTTCCAGGCTGGTCTTTATcttcgaatcgaattgacGCAGGTACCGTGTGAATTGGTCACCAATTTTGATCCATCATATCCAATTATTGTTGGTGGCTTGCAGCATGCAGAGACTGACATTGGTTTTGTTCGTACACGATTGAAAAAACACCGTTGGTATAATcgaatattgaaaacaaaagatCCTCTAATCATATCATTGGGTTGGCGTAGATTTCAAACGCAACCATATTATTCCATTGAAGATCATAATGGTCGGAATCGTTTATTGAAATATACACCACAGCATATGCATTGTATGGCATCGTTTTGGGGACCAATAACGCCACAAAACACGGGTTTTGTTgcttttcaaaatatttcagAAAGAACCACACAATTTCGTATTGCAGCCACAGGTGTTGTTTTAGATCTGGATAAAGCTTCGCAAATTGTTAAAAAACTTAAATTAATTGGACGACCGATAAAAGTTTACAAGAAAACGGCATTCATTGGTGAAATGTTTAATTCGCCACTAGAAGTAACGAAATTTGAAGGAGCTGCCTTGCGGACTGTAAGTGGTATTCGTggtcaaattaaaaaaccaATTAGATCACCAGATGGTGCATTCCGTGCAACATTTGAAGATAAAATCTCATCAAATGATATTGTATTTTTACGAACATGGGTTAATGTACCGGTGGCCAAATTCTATGCAACCGTCACGTCATTATTGATGCCAATCGATCAGAAAGATCAATGGATCGGTATGAAAACTACCGGCAGATTACgttatgaaaatcaaataaccACACCGAATAATCCAAAATCTTATTATCAAGAATCGAAGAGAAAAGACTATCGTTTCAAACCAATGATTATACCGAATAAATTGCAGGAAGAATTACCATTCCGTTCGAAACCAAAATTAATGCCCAAAAAATCTAATCGAATCGACCGAATTGCCGTAATAAAAGATTCACATGAAAGACGAACggataatttgattaaaaaactgaaaatggTTTATCGTGAAACGACAAGACAAGATCGATTAGTGATGCAGAAACGTGCCGAACAACATCGAAAAGAATTGgcgaaaattgaaaaaaatcgtgccgaaaaacaaaaagaacgaaaaaaacaaattatgcGACAGCTAGGAAAATCtcacaaaatttga
- the LOC124492687 gene encoding telomerase reverse transcriptase-like, with amino-acid sequence MDFQKILDKHYSCHHSLMQILTTYIFSSQIRGILLRYSPESVSYLESTFLATNQDLSLLISNTAKPNHDNQMLISYIKKFNDSTKHLSVDEKPYLNLFNNLIGVKIASRFAKNCSFFHYNKTLNYLFLVKGKHFNFYSGNSASKSKGDDWNEIRPLYRSILDSVFDYQQLNNDPYWKEYEFDKQQEKHYKLYAKLSPINRADMFYSRQSSGRILRRSRNEFPFVDFNDDQTEELLRKAYQDIFGDKAKFMTIEQQPQQQQQQQQYQIDEYLLKIYRNFKNTNIESLLRHCCPLLPSESWTDDIIEMRTSSKQLFGFIYAIYYRIIPMEVMGSRKNFRNFNKTLKQLFTACSITKFRPWDIIYGIDVAMMKPLFKDIYKSINIFTQENEIEMQFLCWIFRVLKQIIRCKFHITESRSLKYSLLFYRYDLWAKFSNQTIRRNIEEKHWQLIDYKPIEETKMQCSDLDQYLRYSSLRFIPKRKTLRPITRLRYARIAANLNFKKQASTFSALLNCLNQNYYDKQNQLSGSLLNLHQKFVNFKQNANLASGNYYVVRGDFRNCYPSINLSKLMTIIMLAIENMTRQWKCKRVKIGNYSLPATLHMQSVKLIRKKRNYFLEKMKIILYDPKSDDDDYRNEKFIVQQLGYVNLNNWIINVDRSENSSSGSGNNNAFGTEKIICLLKAYLYKTIIRLGRKSNLRYEKYGIRQGGPLSNALCRIYLNYIWTDAFRKQSFTIDKNDLFQTFADDFIFMTTSMEKAKNFLEILKLISKNFHLHINDEKLFINFDDNELKENYKVQFLGRKLTFSPELGFGIDFNSFAGQSILNTFNANPMAPLLVEMKLLIGNMHLHCYPELFDCQLNPVNAVIDNIFQRILLQAMKLASLVSKKSTTIHLASNILKFIYHLARRLFQWIKNCKIQFHLTEIQIHWISAEAVRLLWQTKMKHRTKVEHSFIKKYCRILHQQSCCDSGQKINLTGDVGYQFPKEMFFPFDQIKLR; translated from the exons AtggattttcaaaaaatccTCGATAAACATTATTCTTGTCATCATTCTTTGATGCAAATCCTTACAacatacattttttcatctcaaaTTCGTGGCATTCTATTGCGATATTCACCAGAATCTGTTTCATATCTTGAATCAACATTTCTGGCTACAAATCAAGATTTATCTTTGCTTATATCGAATACGGCGAAACctaatcatgataatcaaatgttgataagttacattaaaaaattcaatgattcaacTAAACATTTATCAGTGGATGAGAAACCGTATCTGAATCTATTCAACAATTTAATCGGTGTAAAAATTGCTTCAAGATTTGCAAAAAATTGTAGTTTCTTCCATTACaataaaacattgaattatttgtttCTTGTAAAAggaaaacatttcaatttttattctggaAATTCTGCATCCAAATCCAAAGGTGATGATTGGAATGAAATACGACCATTGTATCGGTCAATATTGGATTCGGTTTTCgattatcaacaattaaACAATGACCCGTATTGGAAAGAATATGAatttgataaacaacaagaaaaacattatAAATTGTATGCAAAATTATCACCAATTAATCGCGCCGACATGTTTTATTCACGACAATCTTCTGGCCGAATCCTACGGCGATCTAGAAATGAATTTccatttgttgatttcaatgatgatcaaactgAGGAATTGTTACGCAAAGCTTATCAAGATATTTTCGGTGATAAAGCTAAATTTATGacaattgaacaacaaccacaacaacaacaacaacaacaacagtatcagattgatgaatatttattgaaaatttatcgaaatttcaaaaatacaaacattgaaaGTCTTTTAAGACATTGTTGTCCATTGTTGCCATCTGAATCGTGGACTGATGACATTATTGAAATGCGTACTTCATCGAAACAATTGTTTGGTTTCATTTACGCTATTTATTACCGAATCATCCCCATGGAAGTAATGGGcagtagaaaaaattttcgtaatTTTAACAAAACTCTCAAGCAACTATTTACCGCATGTTCGATAACTAAATTTCGTCCATGGGATATTATCTACGGCATTGATGTTGCAATGATGAAACCGCTTTTCAAAGATATCTATAAAagtatcaatattttcacacaagaaaatgaaattgaaatgcaATTTCTTTGTTGGATTTTCCGCGTGTTGAAACAAATCATTCGTTGTAAATTTCATATTACGGAAAGCCGGTCATTGAAATATTCATTGCTCTTTTATCGTTATGATTTATGGGCCAAATTTTCTAATCAAACTATTCGTCGGAATATCGAAGAAAAACATTGGCAATTGATCGACTACAAACCCATTGAGGAGACAAAAATGCAATGTAGTGATTTAGACCAATATCTCcgttattcatcattacgTTTTATACCGAAACGTAAAACACTGCGTCCAATTACTAGACTTCGATATGCACGAATTGCAGCCAATCTGAATTTCAAAAAGCAAGCATCAACTTTTTCAGcattattgaattgtttgaatcaaaattattatgacaaacaaaatcagtTGTCAGGATCACTGTTAAATCTGCATCAGAAATTTGTCAATTTCAAACAGAATGCAAATCTTGCCAGTGGTAATTATTACGTAGTACGTGGTGATTTTCGAAATTGTtatccatcaatcaatctaagcaaattgatgacaatcaTTATGTTGGCCATTGAAAATATGACTCGGCAATGGAAATGTAAACGGGTCAAAATCGGAAACTATTCATTACCAGCAACATTGCATATGCAGAGTGTGAAATTGATTcgtaaaaaaagaaattactttcttgaaaaaatgaaaatcattcttTACGATCCTAAaagcgatgatgatgattatcgtaATGAAAAGTTTATTGTCCAACAACTTGGCTATGTAAATCTCAATAATTGGATTATCAATGTTGATCGTTCGGAAAATAGCAGCAGTGGCAGTGGCAATAACAACGCTTTTGgtacagaaaaaattatctgtCTTCTAAAAGCTTATTTGTATAAAACAATCATACGGCTTGGACGTAAAAGTAATTTGAGATATGAGAAATACGGCATCCGTCAAGGTGGACCATTATCCAATGCCTTATGTCGTATATATCTCAATTATATTTGGACCGATGCGTTCCGGAAACAATCATTCACTATTGATAAGaatgatttatttcaaaCTTTTGCCGATGATTTCATATTCATGACGACTTCGATGGAAAAagcgaaaaattttcttgaaattttgaaattaatttccaAAAACTTTCATCTTcacataaatgatgaaaaacttttcatcaattttgatgataatgaattgaaagaaaattataaaGTCCAATTCCTCGGTAGAAAATTGACTTTCAGTCCTGAACTTGGGTTCGgcattgatttcaattcatttgctggccaatcaattttgaatacGTTCAATGCGAATCCAATGGCACCATTGTTAGTTGAAATGAAACTATTAATAG GAAATATGCATCTTCATTGTTATCCCGAACTTTTTGATTGTCAATTAAATCCCGTGAATGCGGTTATcgacaatatttttcaacGAATCTTATTGCAAGCAATGAAATTGGCAAGTCTTGTttcgaaaaaatcaacaacaattcatttAGCGTCAAATATCCTGAAATTCATCTATCATCTAGCCAGACGTCTATttcaatggataaaaaattgtaaaattcaatttcatttaacggaaattcaaattcattggatATCGGCTGAAGCCGTCAGATTATTATGGcaaaccaaaatgaaacatcGAACCAAAGTAgaacattcatttattaaaaaGTATTGTCGAATTTTACATCAACAAAGCTGTTGTGATTCTGgccaaaaaatcaatctcACTGGTGATGTTGGTTATCAATTTCCaaaagaaatgttttttccatttgatcaaatcaaacttagataa
- the LOC124492688 gene encoding ATP-dependent DNA helicase DDX11: MLMVPTEKHKSMWKKSAIFTDCLILCTMVNNKMCDQNQRNYDFPYKPYDIQIKLMNKLYESFENGLISIIESPTGTGKSLSIICSLSKWMEDYKSKQQRNLENKINELRQQNSDEQKNDDDWLSVQLKQMTNNNQINDLNVELEKLTRHIAYSKELKKKKISRINRQINVTSSLKRTSDESNNDDPDLDDLIIQFDQDFNLNEDDGDEKNVAYFLPKIYYCSRTHSQLSQFINEFKKTRYFHDNQQSLMLTPLSSRVNYCINNQVNCFNNLNMINEKCNDLKQKKNQKCQYKNVLKMEEFGRQILGDVCDIEEIISMGKQRQTCPYYSTRMVIPDSEIVVMPYNCLLHRATRENFNIKLQDSIVIIDEAHNLLETIVNVNSLEIRSRQLSLLLKYLSLYMARYYNRFNALNLKYLKQMIFVVRKLFNHLGNQKENQCIQPLDLTIKLNIENINIHELLQFIEQSRIASKLQMFSTSKKTNDNPQTKITKPSGTLEFLKKINNNKNVKIAEKDNKKKVAITKTNDEEEEFLNINTIHLIKDFLASLINYNIEAKILIQIDAKNPENSSFKYLLLSPSNHFQDILQQCRSVILCGGTMKPFDDYVNQLYRPLNIPETRQMFFSCNHVISDDKLVAIGVSNGPNGVRLNYSYHSRNSPAIIKETGLLLVDLVKTIPKGIVIFFPSYDYQESLLKQWEQQDVLKLFERNHKRIFREPKKNSQVQAVLNNYTKFIKSSPMNSAILFSVIGGKMSEGINFSDDLGRGIVVVGLPYANRNSIELMEKINHLNRIKSDAGNEYYENLCMRAVNQSIGRAIRHQNDYATIVLIDERYAKSSVNSKLSDWIRSRFRLPNNHKDARLLIEKFFQTKNSKN; encoded by the coding sequence CCGACCGGTACAGGTAAATCACTGAGTattatttgttcattatccAAATGGATGGAAGATTACAagtcaaaacaacaacgaaatcttgaaaataaaatcaatgaattacGACAACAGAATTccgatgaacaaaaaaacgatgatgattggctaTCGgttcaattgaaacaaatgacaaataacaatcaaatcaacgaTTTAAATGTTGAGCTAGAAAAATTAACCCGACATATCGCCTattcaaaagaattgaaaaagaaaaaaatatcacgTATCAATCGACAAATCAATGTAACGTCATCACTGAAACGAACTTCAGATGAATCgaacaatgatgatcctGATCTGGATGACTTAATCATCCAATTCGATCAAGATTTCAATctaaatgaagatgatggtgatgaaaaaaatgtggccTATTTTCTGccgaaaatttattattgcagTCGTACCCATTCACAATTATCGcaatttataaatgaattcaaaaagaCAAGATATTTCCAcgataatcaacaatcattaatGTTGACACCACTAAGTTCTCGGGTTAATTATTGCATAAATAACCAAGttaattgtttcaataatttgaatatgataaatgaaaaatgtaatgatttaaaacaaaaaaagaatcaaaaatgtcaatataaaaatgtattgaaaatggaaGAATTTGGACGACAAATTCTTGGCGACGTTTGTGATATTGAAGAAATCATATCGATGGGTAAACAACGTCAAACGTGTCCATACTATTCCACCCGAATGGTTATTCCTGATTCAGAAATTGTTGTAATGCCCTATAATTGTCTATTGCATCGGGCAACAcgtgaaaatttcaatatcaaaCTTCAAGATTCCATtgttatcattgatgaagcACATAATCTGTTGGAAACAATTGTAAATGTAAATAGTTTGGAAATTCGTTCACGACAACTTTCATTGCTGCTCAAATATCTTTCTCTGTATATGGCCAGATATTATAATCGATTCAATGCATTGAACTTGAAATATCTGAAACAAATGATATTCGTCGTacgaaaattatttaatcatCTTGGCAATCAAAAAGAGAACCAATGTATTCAACCATTAGATCtgacaatcaaattgaatattgaaaatattaatattcaCGAATTGCTGCAATTCATCGAACAAAGTAGAATTGCAAGTAAATTACAAATGTTTtcaacatcgaaaaaaactAATGACAATCCTCAAACGAAAATAACAAAGCCATCTGGTACGTtggaatttttgaaaaaaattaacaacaacaaaaatgtcaaaatagCTGAAAAagacaacaagaaaaaagtggcaattacaaaaacaaatgatgaagagGAAGAATTTCTCAATATAAATACAATACATCTGATAAAAGATTTTCTCGCATCATTAATCAACTATAATATTGAGGCCAAAATATTGATACAAATTGACGCGAAAAATCctgaaaattcttcatttaaatatttattaCTGAGTCCAAGTAATCATTTTCAAGATATTTTGCAACAATGTCGTTCAGTCATACTTTGTGGTGGCACAATGAAACCATTCGATGATTACGTGAATCAATTATATCGGCCATTAAATATACCAGAAACAcgtcaaatgtttttttcatgtaaTCATGTAATCAGCGATGATAAACTTGTTGCTATTGGAGTGTCCAATGGGCCAAATGGTGTTCGATTGAATTATTCATACCACAGTCGCAATTCACCGGCTATTATCAAAGAAACTGGTTTGCTACTTGTCGATTTGGTCAAAACCATACCCAAAGgaattgtcattttctttccTTCGTATGATTATCAAGAATCGCTGCTAAAACAATGGGAACAACAAGATGTATTGAAATTGTTCGAACGAAATCATAAAAGAATATTTCGTGAACCAAAGAAAAACTCGCAAGTTCAAGCCGTATTGAACAATTATacgaaattcatcaaatcatcaccTATGAATAGTGCAATTTTATTCTCAGTTATCGGTGGTAAAATGAGTGAAGGAATCAATTTTAGTGATGATTTAGGTCGTggtattgttgtcgttggaTTGCCGTATGCAAATAGAAATTCTATTgaattaatggaaaaaattaatcatctAAATCGCATCAAATCAGATGCCGGTAATGAATATTATGAAAATCTGTGCATGAGAGCtgtgaatcaatcaattggacGTGCCATTcgtcatcaaaatgattatgcTACAATcgtattgattgatgaacgTTACGCTAAATCATCggtcaattcaaaattatcggATTGGATTCGCAGTCGTTTTCGTTTgccaaataatcataaagATGCTCGActgttgattgaaaaattttttcaaaccaaaaacagtaaaaattga